In a genomic window of Branchiostoma floridae strain S238N-H82 chromosome 19, Bfl_VNyyK, whole genome shotgun sequence:
- the LOC118406473 gene encoding P-selectin-like, translating into MAFYILYSHLVVQCPELIKPTNGTVSGSNFFEDVLTFTCHTGYSLVGASQLTCRADGTWSGTPPTCTLIQCPAMSHPLNGMYSPASGSNLYEDVLSFNCDTGYYIVGATTIMCEVDGKWSNSPPSCAAVQCPLPPAPANGARIGSNFYQDVVTLTCNAGYDLVGSSSVTCQADATWNEVFPSCTPVQCPTLTPPVDGSVSGSNFYQDVLTFTCAPGYELDGSVTSTCQADTTWSGSTPTCTLVQCPLLPAPLNGDSSGSNFYQDVVQFTCDSGYDLVGDSSSTCQADRTWSSNTPSCNAIQCPILTAPVNGAMTGDRIYQDVVQFTCNPGYDLVGTSSVTCQADSTWNGIVPTCTRVQCPVLPSPVNGDSGGSSFYQDVVTFTCNSGYDLAGESSSTCQADRTWSSNVPSCNDIDECSTANGGCDHVCTNTLGSFQCSCVTGFILNVDGLSCDDIDECTVGNGGCQQNCSNIIGSFWCSCGTGYTLHTDGLTCEDVDECHAASGGCEQMCTNTVGSFQCSCGNGYSLGSDGFVCDEVSMDCVRIFTWGFAIIHCFHPVDVNECSSANGGCGQICNNMIGSFYCSCGDGYGLNGDGFACDALRPHPSLSSKPVSEM; encoded by the exons ATGGCattctatattctatattcGCATTTAGTTGTACAGTGTCCCGAGCTGATCAAACCAACAAACGGTACCGTGAGCGGATCCAACTTCTTTGAGGACGTACTCACCTTCACGTGTCACACGGGATACAGCCTTGTAGGTGCATCCCAGCTCACCTGCCGGGCTGATGGCACCTGGAGTGGAACCCCACcgacatgcacac taataCAATGCCCGGCAATGTCGCATCCATTAAATGGTATGTACTCACCAGCGAGTGGTTCCAATCTCTACGAAGATGTCCTGAGCTTCAACTGTGACACAGGATATTATATTGTAGGAGCGACAACAATCATGTGTGAGGTCGACGGCAAGTGGAGTAACAGTCCTCCCAGCTGCGCAG CCGTGCAGTGCCCGCTGCCGCCAGCCCCAGCCAATGGGGCAAGGATTGGATCAAACTTTTACCAGGACGTTGTGACGCTCACATGCAATGCTGGATACGATCTTGTTGGAAGTTCAAGTGTGACCTGCCAAGCTGACGCCACATGGAATGAAGTCTTCCCAAGCTGTACTC CCGTGCAGTGCCCAACGTTGACACCTCCTGTCGATGGAAGCGTGAGTGGCTCCAATTTCTACCAAGACGTGTTGACGTTCACATGCGCTCCTGGATACGAGCTTGATGGAAGCGTCACTTCGACCTGCCAAGCTGACACCACATGGAGCGGAAGCACCCCAACCTGTACTC TTGTGCAGTGCCCCTTGTTGCCGGCTCCTTTAAATGGTGATTCGAGCGGCTCCAACTTCTACCAGGACGTGGTTCAGTTCACATGTGACTCAGGATATGATCTGGTCGGAGATTCCAGTTCTACCTGCCAGGCAGACCGAACATGGAGCAGTAACACCCCGTCATGCAATG CCATACAGTGCCCTATACTGACAGCACCCGTAAATGGTGCAATGACTGGAGACAGAATTTACCAGGATGTGGTACAGTTCACGTGCAATCCTGGGTACGACCTTGTTGGAACTTCCAGCGTGACTTGCCAAGCTGACTCCACGTGGAATGGGATCGTCCCGACCTGTACTC GTGTGCAATGCCCGGTATTGCCGTCTCCTGTAAACGGTGACTCGGGCGGCTCCAGCTTCTACCAGGACGTGGTGACATTCACGTGTAACTCAGGATATGATCTGGCAGGAGAGTCCAGTTCTACTTGTCAGGCAGACCGGACATGGAGCAGTAACGTCCCCTCGTGCAACG ACATTGACGAATGTTCAACTGCAAATGGTGGCTGTGACCATGTATGTACCAACACACTGGGCAGCTTCCAGTGTTCCTGTGTGACAGGTTTCATCCTGAACGTGGATGGCCTTTCCTGTGATG acattgatgaatgtaCTGTTGGAAATGGTGGCTGTCAGCAGAACTGTAGCAACATTATCGGTAGCTTCTGGTGTTCCTGTGGGACCGGTTACACCTTACATACTGATGGTCTTACTTGTGAAG ACGTGGACGAATGCCATGCTGCCAGCGGCGGATGTGAGCAGATGTGCACCAACACTGTCGGCAGTTTCCAATGTTCCTGTGGAAATGGTTATAGTTTGGGCAGCGATGGATTTGTTTGTGATG aggttag TATGGACTGTGTAAGGATATTTACTTGGGGGTTTGCGATAATCCATTGTTTTCATCCTGTAGACGTTAACGAGTGTTCATCTGCGAATGGAGGTTGTGGGCAGATTTGCAACAATATGATCGGAAGTTTCTATTGCTCTTGCGGAGATGGCTACGGCTTGAATGGCGATGGTTTTGCTTGTGATG CTTTGCGACCGCATCCTTCCCTCTCTAGCAAACCTGTCAGTGAGATGTAG
- the LOC118406474 gene encoding tenascin-R-like gives MVMIWHLPETAVSTAFTSLTPATEYVIAVKCISAYIDGPQANVTIVTDTDAPLDLKIEDIESVSFALSWIPPVAKLTRYELTYKSHEQGRKRRWMSSLTLPGSSDTFLLQELVPATQYTISLTAVSRFGRSEDAILTAITDTDPPTELKVRNVSSTWMYVVWTPPVAAVVSYGMKVTEEVSQREMHFSIPATLTEFNMTELLPMTEHLIRIAAASMYGRSVEAVIFGTTDTVSADDHDTDTEAPVSSKAPAMTTTDKGDLKIKATAFWFENLVSIPQIKGA, from the exons ATGGTGATGATTTGG CATCTGCCTGAAACTGCGGTCTCCACTGCCTTCACTTCTCTAACCCCAGCTACAGAGTACGTCATAGCAGTGAAGTGCATCAGTGCGTACATCGATGGACCACAAGCAAACGTAACCATAGTAACAG ATACCGATGCTCCACTAGATCTTAAGATTGAGGATATCGAGTCCGTTAGCTTTGCTCTGTCCTGGATCCCACCAGTAGCTAAGCTCACTAGATACGAACTCACGTACAAAAGTCACGAACAAGGCAGGAAACGGCGATGGATGAGTTCCCTGACCCTTCCCGGTAGCAGCGATACGTTTTTGCTGCAAGAACTTGTCCCTGCCACCCAATACACCATCAGTTTGACAGCGGTTAGTCGGTTTGGAAGGAGTGAAGACGCAATCTTAACAGCTATCACAG ACACGGACCCACCCACTGAACTGAAAGTTAGGAACGTTTCCTCCACCTGGATGTATGTGGTATGGACGCCACCTGTCGCAGCTGTGGTATCCTATGGTATGAAAGTAACTGAAGAAGTAAGCCAGAGGGAGATGCATTTCAG TATACCCGCTACCCTAACGGAGTTCAACATGACGGAGCTCCTACCAATGACGGAGCACCTCATCCGGATTGCAGCCGCCAGCATGTACGGACGTAGTGTGGAAGCTGTGATCTTTGGTACGACAGACACCGTGAGCGCTGATGATCATGATACAG ACACCGAAGCACCTGTAAGCTCCAAAGCCCCTGCGATGACAACAACAGACAAGGGGGATTTGAAGATCAAAGCCACAGCATTTTGGTTTGAAAATCTGGTATCCATTCCACAGATAAAAG GAGCTTGA